The window GGGAACAGCGACGGAGGATGGGGATGGGGAcgggggaagcggcggcggaggcgctcgcgacggggagggggaggcgggtggcggcggtgttGCCGTGTTGGGGCCGCGCACGATGGGCGCCCGAAGTTGGAGACCTTGAGGTCGCCGCACGCGTCGAGAAGCAAGTTCTCGGGCTTGAGGTTGCGGTGGTACTGATGCGGCTGTGGCAGAACTTGACGGCCGTGACCAGCTGCTAGAAGTACCGGCGCGCCACGGGCTTGGGGAGCCGCGTGCTCTGGGCCGCgcgaagagctcgccgccggcggtgtGCTCCATGTTCGTGGCGCTCTTTTCTGAAGATTCCTAATAATTTTCAGGGGAGATGATGGCGAGCTAAGACTTAGTGCGCCGTGCAGCTCAGCTTAAAAATGGATCCGCCTTTTCAGCGCTTTATAATCAGTGTTCAAATCTTGATTCGCTAGCTAACATCC is drawn from Panicum virgatum strain AP13 chromosome 1N, P.virgatum_v5, whole genome shotgun sequence and contains these coding sequences:
- the LOC120654976 gene encoding vegetative cell wall protein gp1-like isoform X4, yielding MEHTAGGELFARPRARGSPSPWRAGTSSSWSRPSSSATAASVPPQPQARELASRRVRRPQGLQLRAPIVRGPNTATPPPPASPSPSRAPPPPLPPSPSPSSVAVPVPVPERRRSVLPIRVAPPPPPARRTPPTAAGPSPGGQDPHRAAIPRRLRHPSHVGFCAAAKKGLVEKAYIVGNLQMKLVPYAMMIVVS